From a region of the Salvelinus alpinus chromosome 2, SLU_Salpinus.1, whole genome shotgun sequence genome:
- the LOC139551070 gene encoding globoside alpha-1,3-N-acetylgalactosaminyltransferase 1-like: MVLFPLCKLLSGSVRVTKKQLVLYCLLLSLLVYFLRWSRAVLKVDTHPLPLSLDAESGSEVRDIGVGSVEEQQQRLPLETSWGAPLVWGDSDGSAWRRAEFAHRSVRTGLLTLAVGPYSHFLRRFLSSAELYFLPGNTVVYYVLTDSPRALDPPTPLGPGRELRVVPVAEMPGWERLAQGRMALLAAAIKEPVRHEVEYVFCMDVDQELVAPVGAEILGELVAALHPELYGMPRHTFPYEREPTSLAQVEEDEGDYYYTSELYGGLCAEVYAMARACSQLILQDQEKGLRARGLEESYLNRYLINRRPTCVLSPEYSWWDSALAADVPTRRVVSLGRQCDSLEPQKRQEQDC, from the exons GGTCAGTCAGAGTGACCAAGAAGCAGCTGGTCCTGTACTGTCTGCTCCTATCTCTGCTCGTTT ACTTTTTAAGATGGAGCAGAGCAGTGCTCAAGGTGGACACGcaccctcttcctctttctctagaTGCGGAATCAGGAAGTGAAGTCAGAGACATAGGGGTGGGCAGTGTGGAGGAACAGCAACAGCGCCTCCCCCTGGAGACATCCTGGGGCGCTCCTCTGGTGTGGGGCGACTCTGACGGCTCAGCGTGGCGGAGGGCCGAGTTTGCCCACCGCAGCGTCCGCACAGGCCTGTTGACGCTCGCCGTGGGGCCCTACAGCCACTTCCTGCGCCGCTTCCTCTCCTCGGCCGAGCTCTACTTCCTGCCCGGTAACACCGTGGTCTACTACGTTCTTACAGACAGCCCTCGCGCCCTGGATCCCCCGACCCCGCTGGGCCCCGGCAGAGAGCTGAGGGTGGTCCCTGTGGCCGAAATGCCCGGCTGGGAGCGTCTAGCCCAGGGCCGCATGGCCCTGCTGGCGGCCGCCATTAAAGAGCCGGTCAGGCACGAGGTGGAGTACGTCTTCTGCATGGACGTGGACCAGGAGCTGGTGGCCCCGGTGGGAGCTGAGATCCTGGGGGAGCTGGTGGCCGCACTGCACCCGGAACTCTACGGCATGCCCCGCCACACCTTCCCGTATGAGCGCGAGCCCACCTCGCTGGCCCAAGTGGAGGAGGACGAGGGCGACTACTACTACACTTCAGAGCTGTACGGGGGTCTGTGCGCCGAGGTGTACGCCATGGCCCGGGCCTGCTCCCAGCTCATCCTCCAGGaccaggaaaaggggctgagggCTCGCGGACTGGAGGAGAGCTACCTCAACCGCTACCTGATCAACCGCAGGCCCACTTGTGTCCTCTCGCCCGAGTACAGCTGGTGGGACTCAGCCCTGGCCGCCGACGTGCCCACAAGGAGGGTGGTGTCCCTGGGGAGGCAGTGTGACTCCCTGGAGCCACAAAAGAGACAGGAGCAGGACTGCTGA